One window of the Rhipicephalus sanguineus isolate Rsan-2018 chromosome 2, BIME_Rsan_1.4, whole genome shotgun sequence genome contains the following:
- the LOC119383250 gene encoding uncharacterized protein LOC119383250 has product MVDAWRLVRCGSYTHAKSEIVLDCENVVIGRNVEPKYRLDSVNISRQHACLRYSRHGQWEITDLRSHNGVFVNGRKIQASHRFALHEGDIIGFGKPTPTGDDVFVFALEKKSASVVVKSESPDSPRAASPGLDAVVLSDDDDIVVTKVVIANRRPTVSTSSECALVASTPLTTTLPAAPPHVTTKKEPVDEDDSLGYGVSEALTSQTVGAAHIDVAATADTTRFKSSPRHQVTGTTFTTSSKTVPCEAAGRVKIERDCDSTDSRSSCSRDTQHSRLSVPVVLTAATNNSPTATAPALAPHAPRTYIKQEVPEHAAGIGSIPVCEPGDVSRFIKQDPDDLDREKARNVQRMVVTSAHQSEFRSDVFRHNIVRSVSKRTELASTVSREDEANSSCHSSPSSCRSEHRSEHHVLHQSNPDVHAKRNENTSVHSLAPRTDFSSITVKEEPSEFDTSSNMMQSTVESHMLMNGSIPSRSIEKAAQSGFTSGSLNASDTEQSSMFQHENKKNERCSNSKYVPCEERSHSPKVSSLPNTPKLDLSLLVKPCRIVLEKLEGNILTRQQPVALLSGQHLVKSSLDTELDHSNVEAELSHGSVNTTNEGSPCDMSFSQDDVIIILSDSDDDCNLEINLEIKKEAEEAEEIISNDADVEAGIPWINGCLNDITEEGKAVCSVTEDENLEKRLVWNESEPEQATSDKEQPENDFFPVLSQGFSQEEVAPAEIKGRGSAAREIYSSSFNRFARLGGRANRSPKKKSSLKEKVMKSMNHRIPMAGGGSAVQKKDGEMLPKSSSLAECEDSSKKSHYKGRFQSRWARLLSTEEPSKPAVSASKRQQGRMVKLLNDIQTAPNKVKATTSLGSPTKRARLLNQSRGIMRHPAKEQASNSFDVSAEAVKQSNQHPFVAQPLQDKALEASSVSIERTNQWCPSSNATDILPQPKNAPMSDSVRAETENRLKPSLEEHGSVPQVDTSTRAESSVQQEVGFSVPKFKQAVRISRVAKGSPVYAATASDFPIIHKCLELYQSFLCP; this is encoded by the coding sequence ATGGTTGACGCTTGGCGCCTCGTTCGGTGTGGCAGCTACACTCACGCTAAAAGCGAGATTGTTTTAGACTGCGAGAACGTCGTGATTGGTCGCAATGTTGAGCCCAAGTATCGCCTCGACAGCGTCAACATCAGTCGTCAGCACGCTTGCTTGAGGTACAGTAGACACGGACAGTGGGAAATCACCGATCTTCGCAGTCACAACGGCGTGTTTGTCAACGGTAGAAAAATACAAGCGTCTCACCGCTTTGCGCTTCACGAAGGCGATATCATTGGTTTCGGGAAGCCTACGCCGACTGGTGATGATGTGTTCGTGTTCGCGTTGGAGAAGAAATCTGCGAGTGTCGTGGTCAAGAGCGAATCGCCCGATTCACCGCGGGCTGCGTCTCCTGGTTTGGACGCCGTCGTATTGAGCGACGATGACGATATTGTCGTCACGAAAGTGGTCATTGCGAATAGACGGCCGACTGTATCAACAAGTTCGGAGTGTGCACTTGTCGCGAGCACTCCGTTGACGACGACCCTTCCTGCTGCTCCGCCTCATGTCACGACCAAAAAGGAACCAGTTGATGAGGATGACAGCCTTGGTTACGGCGTTTCAGAGGCTCTCACAAGCCAGACTGTTGGTGCCGCCCACATCGACGTTGCAGCAACGGCCGACACGACGCGCTTCAAGAGCAGTCCCCGTCATCAAGTTACAGGGACCACATTCACGACTTCTTCCAAAACTGTGCCGTGTGAAGCTGCGGGGAGGGTAAAAATTGAACGGGACTGTGACTCCACTGACTCTCGATCGTCCTGTAGCCGTGACACGCAGCATAGCAGGCTATCAGTGCCAGTGGTCTTGACTGCTGCTACCAACAACTCACCTACAGCAACCGCGCCAGCACTTGCTCCTCATGCTCCTCGTACTTACATTAAACAGGAGGTACCCGAACACGCAGCTGGCATTGGAAGTATTCCTGTGTGTGAACCTGGAGATGTGTCAAGGTTTATCAAGCAAGATCCAGACGACTTGGACAGGGAGAAAGCCCGGAATGTGCAGAGAATGGTGGTGACAAGTGCTCACCAAAGTGAGTTTCGCAGTGATGTATTCCGACACAACATTGTCAGGAGTGTATCCAAGAGGACAGAACTAGCAAGCACTGTGTCAAGAGAAGATGAAGCAAACTCTTCTTGTCACAGTTCACCTTCCTCTTGCCGCTCCGAACATAGATCAGAACATCATGTTTTACACCAGAGTAATCCTGATGTACATGCCAAGAGAAATGAAAACACTTCTGTGCATTCGTTAGCACCAAGAACAGATTTCAGCAGCATTACTGTGAAAGAGGAACCTAGTGAATTTGACACGAGTAGCAACATGATGCAAAGCACAGTTGAGAGCCACATGCTGATGAATGGGTCTATTCCTTCTAGAAGTATTGAAAAAGCTGCGCAAAGTGGCTTTACATCGGGTTCCCTCAATGCCAGTGATACCGAGCAGAGCAGTATGTTTcaacatgaaaacaagaagaatgAAAGGTGCTCTAACTCAAAGTATGTGCCATGTGAGGAAAGGTCACATTCTCCCAAAGTCAGCAGTTTGCCAAACACTCCGAAATTGGATTTGTCCCTGTTGGTTAAGCCGTGCAGAATCGTTCTTGAGAAACTTGAAGGCAACATTCTTACTCGGCAGCAACCAGTTGCTCTTTTAAGTGGTCAGCATCTTGTCAAAAGTAGTTTGGACACAGAACTTGACCACAGTAATGTTGAAGCAGAACTTTCTCATGGCAGTGTAAACACTACTAATGAAGGCAGCCCTTGCGATATGTCATTTTCTCAGGATGATGTTATAATCATTCTCTCTGATTCAGATGATGATTGTAATCTAGAAATCAATCTTGAGATCAAGAAAGAAGCCGAGGAAGCAGAAGAGATAATTAGCAATGACGCGGATGTTGAGGCTGGCATTCCATGGATAAATGGTTGCTTGAATGACATTACTGAAGAGGGGAAAGCTGTATGTTCAGTAACGGAAGATGAGAATCTTGAGAAGAGACTAGTTTGGAATGAATCAGAGCCTGAGCAAGCTACAAGTGATAAGGAGCAACCAGAAAACGATTTCTTTCCCGTTTTGTCACAAGGCTTCTCTCAGGAGGAGGTGGCTCCAGCAGAGATTAAGGGAAGAGGCAGTGCTGCACGTGAAATTTATTCATCATCGTTCAATCGCTTTGCTCGTTTGGGAGGCAGAGCGAACAGAAGCCCCAAGAAAAAATCAAGCTTGAAAGAGAAGGTTATGAAGTCTATGAATCATAGGATACCAATGGCAGGTGGTGGGTCAGCAGTCCAGAAGAAAGATGGTGAAATGCTGCCAAAGTCCAGTTCTCTTGCCGAGTGTGAAGATAGTTCAAAGAAGTCCCACTACAAGGGTAGGTTCCAGTCCCGCTGGGCTCGTCTGCTAAGTACAGAAGAACCATCTAAGCCTGCTGTAAGTGCATCAAAAAGACAGCAAGGAAGAATGGTTAAACTTCTTAATGACATACAAACAGCCCCAAACAAAGTAAAAGCTACCACGTCACTTGGCAGTCCCACTAAAAGAGCCAGGCTATTGAACCAGTCTCGTGGTATTATGCGGCATCCAGCGAAAGAGCAAGCTTCAAACTCATTTGATGTGTCCGCCGAAGCGGTGAAGCAATCAAACCAACATCCATTTGTTGCTCAGCCGCTTCAGGACAAAGCTCTTGAGGCAAGCTCTGTCTCCATTGAAAGGACAAACCAGTGGTGTCCATCTTCGAATGCTACGGACATACTTCCTCAGCCGAAAAATGCCCCAATGTCAGATTCTGTT